The following are from one region of the Mus caroli chromosome 13, CAROLI_EIJ_v1.1, whole genome shotgun sequence genome:
- the Gpx5 gene encoding epididymal secretory glutathione peroxidase, whose protein sequence is MVTQLRVFYLVPLLLASYVQTTPRPEKMKMDCYKDVKGTIYDYEALSLNGKEHIPFKQYAGKHVLFVNVATYCGLTIQYPELNALQEDLKPLGLVILGFPCNQFGKQEPGDNLEILPGLKYVRPGKGFLPNFQLFAKGDVNGENEQKIFTFLKRSCPHPSETVVMSKHTFWEPIKVHDIRWNFEKFLVGPDGVPVMRWFHQAPVSTVKSDIMAYLSHFKTI, encoded by the exons ATGGTTACACAGTTAAGAGTCTTCTATCTTGTTCCACTTCTTCTAGCCAGCTATGTGCAGACAACCCCCAGGCCGGAAAAGATGAAG ATGGACTGCTACAAAGACGTGAAAGGCACCATCTACGACTACGAGGCTCTGTCTCTTAATGGGAAGGAACACATTCCATTCAAGCAGTATGCAGGAAAGCACGTCCTCTTTGTCAACGTGGCAACCTACTGCGGGCTGACAATCCAGTACCCTG AGCTGAATGCACTCCAGGAAGATCTGAAGCCACTTGGCTTGGTTATATTGGGCTTTCCCTGCAACCAATTTGGAAAGCAAGAACCAGGAGACAATTTAGAGATTCTTCCTGGGCTCAA GTATGTTCGTCCaggaaaaggatttttacctaaCTTCCAGCTTTTTGCAAAAGGGGATGTAAATGGTGAAAACGAGCAGAAAATCTTCACCTTCTTGAAG CGCTCTTGTCCTCACCCCTCAGAGACTGTGGTCATGAGCAAACATACCTTCTGGGAGCCAATAAAAGTCCATGACATCCGCTGGAACTTTGAGAAGTTCCTGGTGGGACCGGATGGCGTCCCTGTCATGCGCTGGTtccaccaggctcctgtcagcactgTCAAGTCTGACATCATGGCGTACCTGAGCCATTTCAAAACCATATAG